From Terriglobia bacterium:
GCGGAGTTATCAGCGATCCGAGAGAGTTTTGACGTGGAACAGGAACTTAAAGGAAAGCTTTATAAGTTCGGCGACAATATCAACTCCGATATCATCATCGCCGGCCGCTATCTCATCTATATTGAACCGGATAAACTGGCGGAGCACGCGTTTGAAATGCTTGGCAACGGGTTCGGTTCCAGGCTCCGGAATTTCCAGATTCTCGTCGCCGGCCGCAACTTCGGCTGCGGCAGCGCGCGCGAACAGGCGGTAACCGCGATTCAGGGACTCGGCATCAAGGCCGTGGTCGCCTGCTCGTTCGCCCGGACGTTTTATCGCAACGCGATCAATTCCGGTCTTCCGATCGTCGA
This genomic window contains:
- a CDS encoding 3-isopropylmalate dehydratase, which gives rise to MEQELKGKLYKFGDNINSDIIIAGRYLIYIEPDKLAEHAFEMLGNGFGSRLRNFQILVAGRNFGCGSAREQAVTAIQGLGIKAVVACSFARTFYRNAINSGLPIVECPELYNDVREADEIAIDLGAGEIRHGNSKYVFPKFPDSMKRLLEYGGLAEYLKAQVQ